Proteins from one Desulfonema limicola genomic window:
- a CDS encoding putative transposase — protein sequence MKALQHSLPFLPEEIQIISDKIGVVRNDSDIVFYNASGPIYMCKVDDKEGLRIAQGMFVDLKLARPKQIASALGVNASTVQRNKKKYQDGGVKAFAKAAVPERTPYKLDDEKCKEIQENIDKNLSIRSAAEEAGLSEGTIRNGLKRGDLKKENSENKPKSTSERSSQDQESESGIAVKRHSERFFARKGLLEEAKPRFEASEGVKYGGVLIALPVILSQGLLDIGKQVYKKLSNGFFGLQTIFLTLIFMSLLRIKTPEQLTRHSPGELGIVLGLDRAPEVKTLRRKIEELGNQGNAREFADLLARHWADENPDVLGFLYIDGHVRPYHGKNKLPKTHVAQKRLCMPATTDFWVNGTDAQPLFFVTTEANDTLLSTIENEILPEIKQLVEGDKRVTLVFDRAGWSPKTFKKWYDMGFDVMTYRKGSYEPWPEECFQEFEIKICNKKVKYNLGQRSVNMGLKNEDFWMREVRRLCDNGHQTSIITTKQDIDEIFVAVRMFSRWKQENFFRYMGIEFDFNHLCTYDVEPADLERLVPNPAIKEKKKELEKIKKEYEKNLKKLSDAVIQNNDVNQNAKLMQTIRDLDIRCAELVEVISDMPEKVAVKETMDEDKIVKLETERKILTDLIKMTAYRAETSLFDLLVPPVLARNEEEGRSFLKAVFQTPADIIPDEENKCLIVQFHTMANQRSNSALKALCEIINHEECLYPGTDLRLVFNPPELQTKLRPCQEV from the coding sequence ATGAAAGCTCTTCAGCATTCACTTCCATTTCTTCCAGAGGAAATTCAAATAATAAGTGATAAGATTGGTGTTGTTCGCAATGACAGCGATATTGTATTTTACAATGCTTCAGGTCCGATATATATGTGCAAGGTTGATGATAAAGAAGGGCTTCGTATTGCCCAAGGCATGTTTGTTGATCTTAAACTTGCACGTCCAAAACAAATAGCATCAGCGCTCGGAGTAAATGCAAGTACTGTACAGAGAAATAAAAAAAAGTATCAGGATGGCGGTGTTAAAGCTTTCGCTAAAGCTGCTGTGCCTGAACGAACACCGTACAAACTTGATGATGAGAAATGTAAAGAGATCCAGGAAAATATTGATAAAAATTTATCAATAAGATCAGCGGCAGAAGAGGCTGGATTAAGCGAAGGAACAATTAGAAACGGCTTGAAGAGAGGTGATCTTAAAAAAGAGAATTCTGAAAATAAACCAAAGAGTACATCAGAGCGTTCTTCCCAAGACCAGGAAAGTGAAAGTGGAATAGCAGTTAAACGCCACAGCGAAAGATTCTTTGCAAGAAAAGGTTTGCTGGAGGAAGCAAAACCCCGTTTTGAGGCATCTGAAGGGGTTAAATACGGCGGTGTTCTTATTGCTCTGCCGGTTATATTATCCCAGGGACTGCTGGATATCGGAAAACAGGTTTATAAAAAATTAAGCAACGGTTTTTTCGGTTTGCAGACCATATTTTTAACATTGATCTTCATGTCGCTTCTCAGGATAAAAACTCCTGAACAATTAACCAGACATTCGCCAGGGGAACTGGGAATTGTCCTGGGACTTGACCGCGCTCCTGAAGTAAAAACATTAAGGAGAAAAATAGAAGAACTGGGGAACCAGGGAAATGCAAGAGAATTTGCTGATTTGCTTGCCCGTCACTGGGCAGATGAAAATCCTGATGTATTGGGATTTCTTTATATAGACGGGCATGTGCGGCCTTATCACGGTAAAAATAAACTTCCAAAAACACATGTTGCACAAAAACGTCTTTGTATGCCTGCAACAACTGATTTCTGGGTAAATGGCACTGACGCGCAGCCTTTATTTTTCGTAACAACTGAAGCAAATGACACCCTGCTTTCAACCATTGAAAACGAGATTTTACCTGAAATCAAACAACTTGTTGAAGGTGATAAAAGGGTTACACTGGTTTTCGACCGTGCAGGCTGGAGTCCTAAAACCTTTAAAAAATGGTATGATATGGGGTTCGATGTAATGACATACCGCAAAGGCAGTTATGAACCCTGGCCTGAAGAATGTTTCCAGGAATTTGAAATTAAAATCTGTAATAAAAAAGTCAAATACAACCTTGGCCAGCGTTCTGTCAATATGGGGCTTAAAAATGAAGATTTCTGGATGCGTGAAGTCAGGAGACTTTGTGATAACGGACACCAGACTTCTATCATAACAACAAAACAGGATATTGATGAAATTTTTGTTGCAGTTCGAATGTTTTCCCGCTGGAAACAGGAAAATTTCTTCCGTTACATGGGAATAGAGTTCGATTTCAACCATCTTTGTACCTATGATGTTGAACCGGCTGATCTCGAACGTCTTGTTCCTAATCCAGCTATAAAAGAGAAGAAAAAAGAGCTTGAAAAAATAAAAAAAGAGTATGAAAAGAATCTTAAAAAGCTTAGTGATGCAGTAATTCAAAATAATGACGTTAATCAAAATGCAAAATTAATGCAGACGATCAGGGATCTGGATATTAGATGTGCTGAACTGGTAGAAGTTATAAGCGATATGCCTGAAAAGGTTGCTGTCAAAGAAACGATGGATGAAGATAAGATTGTCAAACTCGAAACAGAGAGAAAGATATTAACCGATCTTATAAAAATGACTGCTTATCGCGCAGAAACATCTCTTTTCGATCTCCTTGTTCCTCCTGTTCTTGCCCGGAATGAAGAAGAGGGGCGCTCTTTTCTTAAAGCTGTTTTCCAGACTCCAGCAGATATAATACCTGATGAAGAAAATAAATGCCTGATCGTACAGTTTCATACAATGGCAAACCAGAGATCAAATAGTGCCCTTAAAGCTTTATGTGAGATAATAAATCACGAAGAATGCCTTTACCCTGGAACAGATCTCCGCCTTGTTTTTAACCCCCCAGAGTTGCAAACGAAATTACGCCCATGTCAGGAGGTCTGA
- the nadS gene encoding NadS family protein, giving the protein MNNTFDSIKQGLQEVVEYAQGNKSGVRVHYSTEPDVKAIRTRIGMNQNEFASTIGISLQTLRYWEKGQRKPKGPVLVLLNIIEKAPDTVMNILSH; this is encoded by the coding sequence ATGAATAATACTTTTGACAGCATAAAACAGGGACTTCAAGAAGTTGTTGAATATGCACAGGGCAATAAAAGCGGTGTCAGAGTTCATTATTCTACTGAACCTGATGTAAAAGCAATACGAACCAGAATAGGTATGAACCAGAATGAATTTGCATCAACAATAGGAATAAGCCTGCAAACGCTCAGATATTGGGAAAAGGGTCAGAGAAAACCAAAGGGGCCGGTTCTGGTTTTATTGAATATTATTGAAAAAGCTCCTGATACTGTCATGAATATTTTATCACATTAA